A single genomic interval of Patescibacteria group bacterium harbors:
- a CDS encoding sortase, with product MLTLKQTPSLPLPQMSRTTFAIFCSLFTGLIATFIMNWSTVRAYVGSFERVESFMSDSDHDGLSDPEERLYGTNTYLPDSDADGTHDGDEILRNQNPLGAGSLPAEFAVKNTKVSDKDSDGLSDALEQIIGTGSDIADSDGDTFPDGLEVENGFDPTGKGRPALTISIPSLRVLAPVVWSESDDVKRIEQDLKRGAIHYPGTASPGERGNSFITGHSSDYVWQQGPYTDIFKDLPDLKKGDAVEFTYTYQNKKKRFVRYILTESMVVYPDDKRLFAISDTPTLTLVTCYPVGGNAQRIAWRGIAE from the coding sequence ATGTTAACGTTAAAACAGACGCCATCATTGCCACTTCCGCAAATGTCGCGAACGACATTTGCGATCTTCTGTTCCCTCTTTACCGGACTCATCGCCACTTTCATCATGAATTGGTCAACGGTGCGCGCGTATGTAGGATCATTTGAAAGGGTGGAATCATTCATGAGCGACAGTGATCATGACGGCTTATCGGATCCTGAAGAGCGACTTTATGGCACTAATACTTATTTGCCCGACTCTGACGCTGATGGGACGCATGACGGCGATGAGATTTTACGCAATCAAAATCCATTGGGCGCTGGTTCTCTTCCTGCTGAATTTGCAGTGAAAAACACAAAGGTCTCTGACAAGGATAGTGACGGCTTGAGTGACGCATTAGAACAAATTATAGGCACAGGGAGTGACATTGCCGACAGCGATGGAGACACATTTCCTGACGGGCTTGAGGTGGAAAATGGATTTGATCCCACGGGGAAAGGGAGGCCCGCGCTTACGATATCCATCCCCTCGCTTAGGGTACTCGCTCCTGTGGTTTGGTCTGAATCTGATGATGTTAAACGCATAGAGCAAGATCTCAAAAGAGGTGCTATCCATTATCCCGGGACTGCCAGCCCGGGTGAGCGCGGAAACAGCTTTATCACAGGGCATTCTTCAGACTATGTATGGCAGCAAGGCCCGTATACTGATATCTTCAAGGATCTTCCTGATCTTAAAAAAGGAGATGCGGTGGAATTTACGTATACCTACCAGAATAAAAAAAAGCGGTTCGTCCGCTATATTCTCACTGAATCCATGGTTGTGTATCCTGATGATAAAAGATTATTTGCCATTAGTGATACGCCTACCCTTACTCTGGTCACCTGCTATCCTGTCGGCGGCAATGCGCAACGCATTGCATGGAGAGGAATCGCAGAATAA
- the secF gene encoding protein translocase subunit SecF, translating to MLAIIPNRKYNLGFSALLIVLSATALFVWGLKFGIDFTGGAMVELESTLINPPASYEIQQKLISDGFDVASIQMSNQNTYLIRLGIMDEGEHQRFTKSMEENFNSLQKSEGADKAYIEKRFESIGPTISNEFRQKSYLAIIIALLAIIAYIGYSFRKVSKPVASWKYGVCAVIALMHDVAIPTGIFAVLGHYAGWEVDLLFITALLTVLGFSVHDTIVVYDRIRENLLKIGGRNFAEIANISVNQTLARSINTSLVTIIVLAALFVLGGETTRHFVLVLITGIVFGTYSSIFIASPLLVIWNNISQKNKK from the coding sequence ATGCTTGCTATAATCCCTAATAGAAAATACAATCTTGGATTCTCAGCGCTGCTCATAGTGCTGTCCGCTACGGCATTATTTGTGTGGGGATTAAAATTTGGCATTGATTTTACCGGCGGTGCCATGGTAGAGCTTGAGTCTACATTAATAAATCCGCCTGCATCGTATGAAATTCAACAGAAGCTCATAAGTGATGGATTTGATGTTGCTTCAATCCAAATGAGCAATCAAAATACGTATCTCATACGGTTAGGCATCATGGATGAAGGCGAACACCAGCGATTTACAAAGAGCATGGAGGAGAATTTTAATTCGCTGCAAAAAAGCGAGGGAGCTGACAAGGCCTATATTGAAAAGCGTTTTGAATCAATCGGTCCGACCATCAGTAATGAATTCCGACAAAAATCATATTTGGCAATCATTATTGCGCTTCTCGCAATCATCGCGTATATCGGATACTCCTTCAGGAAGGTTTCAAAGCCCGTGGCGAGCTGGAAATACGGGGTATGCGCGGTGATCGCGCTCATGCACGATGTTGCCATCCCCACAGGCATTTTTGCAGTGCTTGGACATTATGCGGGCTGGGAAGTGGATCTGCTATTCATCACGGCGCTGCTTACCGTCTTAGGGTTCTCTGTACACGATACTATCGTCGTATATGACAGGATCAGGGAAAATTTGCTAAAGATCGGAGGTCGAAATTTCGCGGAAATAGCGAACATAAGCGTCAATCAAACCCTCGCCCGATCCATCAATACTTCCTTGGTGACTATTATCGTGCTTGCGGCTCTTTTTGTGCTTGGCGGCGAGACCACAAGGCATTTCGTGCTTGTGCTTATCACCGGCATCGTATTCGGCACCTATTCTTCCATATTTATCGCTTCGCCTCTTTTGGTTATCTGGAACAATATAAGTCAAAAAAATAAAAAATAG